A stretch of DNA from Patescibacteria group bacterium:
GAATGAGACCCCTCTGATCCGTGTCAGAGGAGCTGTTTGAATAGCGGACGCCAGTGACCGCCCGCCACCATCCTACACGAATGCTTCCAACGCGCCGTTCAGCAAACCCCGCCCAAACCATTTTAGATGTCATCTTACCCCTCCTGTCCACGATGTGGAAACAGTTCCACCTTAGCCTCTGCGGAAAATCCAAGAGGCTCCGTCTCGGTTCCCGTGAGAACAACTCGCTGAACCCAACCGCCTCCGAAAACGAATCTTGCTAAGCCCCTCCTTGCGAGGTCGTACACAGCAGACATGACCTCGCTTTTCCGGAGACCAGTCCTTACGCAGAGGCTTCCCAAATCTACCGCTGATCCTCCCTTAGGGAGTTTCCTCCAAACAATCTCCGATCGCATTTTGTGAACCCTCTTTTTTGCCACGGTACACCCTCCTTTTTCGCGATGGTTGGTTGGATTGACAACAACTTACTATAGGGATTTTGCTATAAAAGAAGAGAAAATGCAAGAGGAAGAACGGCAAATGCACGATTAGGGATAATCCCAAATTTGGGATTATCCCTATTCTAATGGGGTGAGACCCTAAAACAGCATTGACACCACAAAGATACCATGATATTAATCATATCAATGAATAATACAAACCAAAGAGACAAAATAATTACCACCAATGTTAGATTCCCAGAGTCACAATGGTTACAAGTAAAAGTAGAGGCCGCCGAAATGGGCTTTAGCATCAACCAATACATTAACCGTATTATCGAACAAAGCTCTATGCAAAAACGATTGGCTTTAACCATTAAAGATAACAAATCCCCCGCTGTTTCATTCTGGAACTTACCAAAAATTGCCAAAAAATGGTCTAAACGAAAAGTATTAGAGATGTCAGAAGAAGATAAGATAATTTATGCCTAACAAATCAAAGGAAACCCTCTTTATAGATACAAGCTTTTTTAAAGCAATGTTAGATTCGTCCGACGACTTTCACAACAAAGCAGTAAAAACATTGAGTACAATCGAAAAAAACGGCAACCCACTTGTTACAACAAATTACATTTTAGATGAGGCATTTACATTAATTAGACAAAGGATGGGAGTTGGGGCATTAAAAATATTTAGAGAGGCGCTATTACAAAACGAATGGAGATTAAAAGTAGCCCGAACAACAATTCAAGATGAAGAAAATGCTTGGGATTATATGCTTAAAGACTGGAGTAATTTATCTTTTACCGATTGTGTATCTTTTGCAGTAATGAAAAGGCTAAGTATACAACACGCCTGCACATTTGATTCTCACTTTTCCAGCGCGGGCTTTTCCACGGTTCCCTAAAAAATAAAACCACCTTGCAGGTCTTTAAACGCCAGTGTTTAAACGCCAGTGTTTAAAGATTATTCCTGCAAGGTGGTCAAAGCGGATGGCGGGACTCGAACCCACAACCCAGCGATACCATCGCTGTGCTCTACATTGAGCTACATCCACAACGAAAAAAACGATTTCTGGTTCCCCGGGTGGTCTCGTAAGTGCCCCTGTGGCACTCCTTACACACCATCTCCCTGTCTAGCACTAAACATGACAGGGCGTTTTCCGTTAAACTACGGGGGTGATGTGATTACCTAGCTAGCCGCGCTCGCAGACGCCTCCCCTAGAGGCCGAGAGCGGACACTTTCCGCAGTTTCCGTTTCTCCCTTCGGGACAACCCTGCCCCAGAGGGAGTGCGCAGTGAAGCTCGAGGTAGCGCACCTCGCTACCACGCCGTTGCTTTTTGGCCCTCGCCCGAGGGCGGCGCGGCGGCGTCGTCTGCCGACGCACCGGCGGTCTACGGGTCGGTTGATCTAACTCCTGCAGGGCACGCTCGTGACGGACGAGGTTCTTACACATTTGGGGCTCCTTCCCTACGAGGAAACAAATTACGGGAAAAGCTCCCGCAAGCTCCGTAAAAAACCGGAAAAAATGAACCTACTAAGCAGATTCACTCTTTCCGATTCATTAGGGACGATCCCTAATACAATTCCGATCAAATGCCTCTTAAGGGATCGTCCCTAAAAAGGCAAAACACGCCAGGGGGCGCATTCATCGTTATAGCCATAGTCTCTTGTAAGTCTCTTCCATCTCGTAAATGGCTATTGAGGGGTATTCTACCCCACCTTTTAACACTATGTCAACCTTTTTTAAAGAAAAAACTTAAAGCGCCTTGTTGGTCGGAAATGCATCCCGTAACCAAAAAGGCGCTTCTTCTAAAAAACTAGAACGGCTCGCCCGAGATTGGTCTCTTCGGGGTAGAGACCAGCGAGATGAATGTCTTCGACATTGGCACTTGGCAGGTAAAGGTTACCTTCCAGACATAAAAAACTGATTGAGCGCTCTCCCGATAAGAGTAAGCGAACACGCCTACTCTCCTACCCTGAACCCAACCCACCACCACTGGGGGAATCTCTGCCTCCCCATACCCCCAGGCAGTACCCACATAGTCCCCATTGACCACCCGCACCCGACCGATTTCAGCCCACCCGGAGGATGGGACTTCCACGGTCAGAACGAAGTCGACAAAATCTCCTGCGAAATCGGGACTGGAAGGCTTGGGAAGAGCCAGCCCCACCAACTTGCAGGAAATAGCGTCCTTGGGAACCCATCCGTAGGATCCCACATAGCCACTCTTCTTCCCTGGATCAGACCTGTCCAAAGTTCCGAACAGATCTGGGTAGTTGGGGTCCATGGCCTTCCAGGGCGCCTGCATCACCGCCGCGGGGTCGCGCAGCTCCACTACTCGGACCGCCACCGAATCCGCTCCCGCGGGAGCGACAACCCCCAGCTCCTCTACCCCCAAAACTTCCGGGAGTGGGGAGATTGAAATTTCCTGCGCCCGAGCGGGTGCAGGAACGAGAAACGACGACACTACCAGTACCAGCAAAACTACGATTTTCGCTTTCACTGTTTTCTCTCCTTTGCGAGAATTGTGAAATGGGATTAAATTGCACACCCCGTTGGGTGGCAAACGAACCCTCATTTTACAACAAAAACACCCCCCAGTCAATCCTATAGTTAGAAACTCCCTAAATTTTGCTCTTGTTTAAGACCTCCTTTCCTCTTAAACTAATCTCATGACCAACCGCAAAAAATCCCTCATCGCCCTCGCCTTGGTAACCCTGATCTGGGGAGGCGCCACCCCAGTGATCAAACTGGGTTTAAACAGCCTTCCCACCTTTACTTTTTTATTCATCAGACTTGCGATCTCCTCAATTGCGGTGCTTCCAATTCTGCTTGTTAAACTCAAGAAAACCCCTCTCAAACTCCCGCAAATTCCGGCGCTTTTTTTTATCCCGTTTTTTGGTCAAACAATATCTTTGGGACTGGTTTTTTTGGCGCTTGATCGCACTTCGGCGCTCGACGGAGCGATTCTGGGATCAATGAGTCCTATTATGATATCGATTGCGGGAGTAATTTTGTTAAATGAGGTTATTACGAAAAGAGAAAGAGTGGGAACAGCAATTGCCCTTGTGGGATCGTTGATAATTATTTTTCAGCCTTGGGCAGAATCAGGATTTTCTTTGCATGACGGCTTTAGAGAAAAACTTTTGGGAAATGTTTTAATGGTAGGCTATCTTCTTGCCAACACCGCCTATACTATCGCCACTAAAAGATATTTTAAAAAATACCCTAAAACCGATCCGTTTATTAAAATTTCGCTGGGATTTATTGTTGGAGCCATCACCTTCTTTCCCCTTTCGATGCTCGAGTTGTCTTCTTTGACCACAGTCTCCGGGATCGCGGCGCTGACTTTTCCCCCGTTGACCGCTATACTTTCCCTGCTTTACATGGCAATTTTTTCTGGTGTTATCGCCTATTTCTTATACGAGATGGCATTAAAATATATTGAGGCTTCAGAAGCCAGCGTCTTTACCTACCTGCAACCGGTTATTGCCATCCCCGCTTCTTTTATCTTGCTGGGTGAAGTTCCGACAGGAGTGTTTATGATGGGCGGGGCGGTCATAGCAATGGGAGTATATTTAGCAGAAACCAAAAAATTCCCCTACTTCCCCGCTTCTTTTAAAAGGTCTTTCAAAGACTTAACTCCACTCATCACTTGCTTTTTTTCTATTTTTTTAACCATTTTAGCTTTTCGCTCTTCTTGAACTTTTTTGGCAACATCTACTTTGCGCTTAAACCTCTCCACCCGCCCCTCAGTGTCAATAAACTTTTCTTTGCCAGTATAAAACGGATGGCAGGCGCTACAAACATCTACCCTGATTTCGGGCAAAATTGATCCCGTGATGTAAGAGTTGCCACAAGCGCAAACCACTTTGCAGTCATTATAATATTTGGGATGGATGTCAGGTTTCATATATCAAATATTGTCGCGGGAGATTGTACCAATTTTATCCTTCTAAAACAAGTTCTTTTTTTCATAAGGGACGATCCCTAATGGAAATTAGACATTAGAAATTAGGAATTAGAAATTTTTAAAATTCCCTCTTGACACTTCGTGATTGTTTCGGATAGATTGGGTATATTAGTAGAATTTAGATTTTCGGGTGACACCCGAAAAATGAACATATGCCTGTTACCTTATATAAACGCCAACGCCAAATTATGGATTATATTAAACAATATATCCAAAAACAAGGTTTCTCCCCCACATTACAAGAAATTGCCAACGCCATGGGGGTCTCCTCCCTTGCCACCGTTCACGAGCATTTGCAAGCGCTCGAAAAAAAAGGCATTATTAAAAAATTCCAAGGCGCAGTTAGGGGTCTGCAAGTTCTAGACCAAAAAATTAACGCCGCGCTAGATGGAATCGAGATACCACTAGTCGGCATGATTGCCGCAGGATCGCCGATTGAGGCTATCGAAGATCCCGCAACTACCATTACCATTGCTCCAGCCATGGTCTCGGAAAAAGCTCGCACCTTTGCCCTGTTGGTTCGCGGTCAAAGCATGAAAGATATGGGAATATTAGATGGCGACTTCGTTATCTGCGAGCAAAAAAGTTACGCCAATGCTGGAGATGTGGTGGTAGCGCTTTTAGAAAACGAGATGGCAACGCTAAAAAGGTTTTACCGCGAAGGAAAAATGGTAAAACTGGTTCCCGCCAATTCCGAAATGCTACCAATTTTGGTACCAGAGGATAAAATAAAAATCCAAGGGGTTGTTAAAGGTGTCATAAGAAGGTATTAATTTTCTTCATGGATTACCTTGAGATTGAAAAAAATAGAATAGACTTAAAAATACTCGAAGCGAAAAAACTTTTGCTTGATCCTGCTTTGGCAGAACTTGCCAAGGAGGAGATTGCAAGGTTAGAACAAGAGAAAACGGAATTAGAAAAAGGGGGTAGTCCGCCTTTGGCGGACTACCCCAACGATTCTGCACCTTCTTCCCTCTCCAATCCCTCTAATTCCCCTTATCCCTCTACTCCCTCTAGTTCGTGTATTTTGGAAATAAGGGCAGGAACCGGGGGCGACGAGGCCAGCATTTTTGCCAGCGAGCTTTTTAGAATGTATCAAAGGTACGCCATAAACCAAGGTTGGAAGATAAATTTGCTAGGAGAAACCAGCGCTAAGATAACAGGCGAGGGGTGTTTTGACAAATTACAGTTTGAGTCGGGGGTCCATCGTGTCCAACGGGTACCACAGACAGAATCCAGTGGCAGAATCCATACTTCCACGATAACTGTGGCAGTTTTGCCCGTAGTCACTCCAAAGGAAGTGGAAATTAAGGATGCTGACTTGATATTTGACTCGTTTCATTCCGGCGGTCACGGCGGGCAGAATGTTAACAAGGTCGAAACCGCCGTTCGGATTACTCACAAACCCACGGGAATTGTGGTTTCCTGCCAAGAGGAACGCTTTCAACTCAAAAATCGCGAAAAGGCTCTGGAAATGCTTCGCTCTAAACTTTATCAAATGATGCAGGAACAACACCAAACCTCTGTCAACAACCTACGAGCAACGCAAGTGGGAACTGGTGACAGAACCGAAAAAATAAGAACCTACAACTTTCCGCAAAATAGAATCACCGATCATCGAGCCGGCTTAAGCTGGCACAATATTAAGGGGGTAATGGAGGGGGAGATTGAGAGGGTGTTGAGTGATCTTGAGGAGAAATTGTTAACCAAAGAATAAACTCTAAATTCTAAGCGCTAAATCCTAAACAATATCAAAACTCAAAAATCAAAATACAAAATTTGTTCTGAACATTAGAATTTCGGATTTAGAATTTACTCTCCGCAATCTCGATCGCCTTCTCCAATTGCGCGTCCTTTGTTATATCATTCTCATCATTTTTAATCTCGTAATCTGGAGTTAAACCCACCTTGTGAACCCAAGTTTTATTAGGAGTCAGCCATTTGGCAATCGTCACATGAACACTTGCCCCGTCCTCAAAATCTTCGGAGTCTTGAATTGTCCCCTTGCCAAAACTTGTCTCGCCAACCAGTTTTGCCCCCTGGCGATCCCGCAAAGCTCCAGCTAATATTTCGGACGCCGAAGCGCTTCCACCGTTGATGAGAACTACCACAGGATATTTTGTCAGCAACCCCTTGCGCATGACATCAAGCGAAATTTGCGCTCCATTGGCATCCTCTTGATAAACCACCGGCCCCTTGTCTAAAAATTCGCTGGCTAGGTAAACTGAACCATTTAAGTACCCACCGGGATTATTGCGCACATCCAGAATTAGCGATTTTAAATTTGGCATTACCCGGACTATCTCGGCAACCACTTTGTCCCAATCGCCATTGGTATTTTCGCCAAATGTCGAAACTTTTATGTAAGCAATCCCCTGCCCTTTATCCTGCCATTCCACTGACTTAATTACAATTTGACGACGAACAATCGCGACATCAAAAGGCTGGTTGCTAGCTGACGGCTCTCCTCTTAGAATATTGAGCGTAACCGTGGTATTTTTAGGTCCCCTAATTTTAGCCACCGCTTCGGAAAGCGACAGCCCTAGGGCGTTTTCCCCGTCAATTTTTAGGATTTTATCCTTGGGACGAATTCCCACCAATTGCGCTGGCGATCCTTCTAGTGGCGAGACCACAATAATCACATCGTTATCGTCTTTTCCCAGTTCCGCGCCAATTCCCTCGTACTGCCCATTTAAAGCCGAAGCAAAAGAAGCGTTTTCCACAGGCTCTAAAAATGAAGTGTAGGGATCTCCTAAAGAATTGGTCAGTCCTTTGATAGCACCGTAAACCATTTTTTGACCGTCTAGCGGTCTTAGCAAGTACTTAGTGTTTAAAATGTCCCAAACTTTCCAAAACTCGTCAAAAGCAACCGTTGTTTCCCCAACTGGAGCCACCATTTGCCTTCGGGTTACAGTAATGGGAATGGATTTTTTGCGGTCGTACTCTACCTCAAATCCCCTACGACCGAAGTAATATCCGCAACTCGTTGCGGATATTAGAAGAAGCAGAGCAAGCAGTATTTTTTGAAAGAGTTTATAAGACATTTTTAAATTTCTAACCTCCCACCACCCCCAGATTCTCCACCGGCAATTCAATTTTTTCTTTCTTCTCCCACATTTCCACTTTTACCAGCCCTTTTTCCTCATCACAAGAAATCACTGTACCAAAAAAACCATAATAGGGAAAGGAGAATATTTGCACCGCTTGCCCTCTTTTTACATCCACAAACGGTACGCTTTTTGTAGAACACCACCCCTGCTTACCCGACTCGGGGATAATCAGTTCCCGTTCGCAAGCGCGCAAGACCACAAACCGCGACTGCACCGACTTTAAGTAATCAAAAACCAAAGGACTTAAAGGAATTTTTCCAAACCCCTCCAAGACCAAAACTGGTGGGCAGTCCCCTTTGAGATTATTAAAAAGCGCCAAATTGCAACTTCCGCAAACAAAACCTTCCACCCCCACAGCTCGTCCTTTGGCATAAGCCTCGCGAGTCAAGTGCCCGCAAACCACTATTTTTTCGGCAAGTTCGTTTTCAAAATTCTCCTGTTTTAAGTTATCGTTATGCTCACCAAAAACAAGAAGCTCCGCCCCCACCTCGGCTCCGTAAGATGCCACCCCGCGAACCCTTAAAGCGCGAGTGGTAATTAAAACCCCCCGACCCTCAATGACTGCGGTTACAAACCCTGGAACCCCCGAAATTAGCTCAAATGGACGACTAGGCTTGCGGATAAAGATTTCTTTATTTACCGCATCGGTTTTAATTATGTATCCGGTAAAAGGACTTTTTGTTGACACCTCCAACCCAAATGCCCGCTTGGAGCTTGCCACGACCTCGCCTTGGCTAATATAATTTCCGCGTTTTTTAACCAAATCGCCATCGTAGGTAAAAGACTTTTCTTCCAGCATGACTTTGCAATCACCAATCCGATCAAAAGATTGCACCACGGCTCCTTTTTTTATAAAAACATTGCCCTCACAAGGCATGGATCGTTCAATCAGCGCCTCGGGATCGATAAAATATTTATTAAGAAATAAAGCTTTCACTTTATAGAGCTTTCATATAACTTTGGTTTCCAAAACTCTCTTCAGCTGTTCTGTCTCTTTTAGGGTATAGGATTTGGACATAAAACCCGTCAAAGGACGCGGGCGGGCGTCAATTACCAAGCCATAGGATCCCCCACCTACTTCAAATGTTAAGCGTTTTTTGCCTTTTATTTTTAAAATAACTTTTACCAGATCTTTTTCGGCAATGGGAACAAAAAACACCCCAGCATTTTTAAAATCAAAAGACTGGTTTTTTCCCAACCCGAAGTCAATCTCCCCCTCTGTGGCGTTTGGAACAACCAGAGCTGTTACTGTTGTATTAAAAGGATTCTTAAGCAAAAAAGCCTCCGCCAGCGACTTGTCGTAAAAAGAAAGGGTGGCAAGGCAAGATAAGGAATCTTTTTCGTCAAAAGCAATCCTCCAAACTCCCGGCAGATTAAAGGAGTTTAAAACAGCCAGCATCAGTCGCGAAACCCCCCCGTAAAAAAACGGATAGCTCCCCGAAATAATAATTTTATCAGCGCCAGAGATTACTTTTAAATAAGCGTTATTTATAGCAAACTTTATTTTAGAAAAGCTTACCGCATTTTCTAAAGATATATCATAGGGATTGCAAGGGGTTTTTGGTCCGTACAAAAGCCTGTTTTGCCAAGCGTTTTCCGCCTGTTGCGAGTTGGGTTCCAAAAAAAAGTAATTAAAATAGTCGGTTTCTACTATTTTAAGCTCCTGGGTTCCTTCTGGCGTATAAATTCTTTTATCGCCAATCCAGATAAAAGGATTAGGAATCGCGGTTTTGTTTAACGCTTGTTCAAATGTTGCTGGAGCGGATATTTCGGGATTAGAAGACACCACATACTTTTGAGTAGCCTTACCAACCAAATCGTCAACTAAAATTTTTTGCGAGAAGATTGGCTGGGGAATTGGCGTATAGCTTGTAGTAAACGAAAGAGTTTTCTCGTCAACAAAAAAATTGGCGGACCAAAAAAGTCCCATGTGGCAGGCAAGAATCATAGAATGATATTAGCGCACTTCGTGGCGTTCTGTAAATGGCAGAAGTCCCATAATCCGAGCCTTCCTAATCTCACGAGAGACTGCCCGTTGCAAAGATGCCGAAACTCGAGTTAATTTGCGAGGCAAAATTTTGTGGCGATCGCTTAGGAATTTCTTAAGTTGCGCGGTGTCTTTAAAAGAGACATCGCCAACTTTGGGAAGCGGTCCTACATCTACAAACTTTTTCTTAAGAATGAGTTTTTTCTTTTTTTTCTTTTGCATTTCCTAAAAAGGAATTTCCTCTCCCGCCACATCTTCTTTAACTTCTTTTGATTCGGTCTTTTCCTCTTTTGACGCTTCTTCGGGTTCTACAACTGGCGCTTCCACCGGCTCTTTGGCAACTGTTTCCGTTACCATACCCCCTGTTCTTCCCCGCTCTAAAACCACCATATCGTCGGCAACTATCTCGGTTTTGTAGTGTTTTGCCCCACTGGTGTCATCCCAATTCCTAGTTTGCAATCTCCCCTGCACAAAAACTCGGGTCCCTTTTTGTAATAATTGTGAGCAAAGTTCGGCTAATTTGTTCCAGGATACAATATTGTGAAATTCGCTCTCTTCGCGCACTTCGCCTCTTTCGGTTTTCCAGCTTCTATTTGTAGCAACCGCAAAACTTGTGACCGCGCTTCCTGACGGCGTATATCTCATTTCGGGATCGCGGGTTAAATTTCCCAAAACCATCGCCTGATTTATAGATCGTGACATTTATATAAAGTTTGCGCCAAAAGATAAAAGCTGTCTTTATCTTTTAACCTTGGGCTTTGACTTTTTAGCAACAGTGATTAAACTTCTAATAATATTTTCTTGCAACTTAAGCTTTTTGACAAAGTTGGCGTATTCTTTTTTGGGAAGGTTAAACAGTACCGTAGCGTAAATACCCTCCACATCTTTGTTTATCTTGTAGGCAAATTTTTTCTTTTCGGCTGGTTCTTCTTTAACAACCTTACCGCCAAGGGAAGAAATGAGAGCAACCAGTTTAGCTTGCTCTTCTTTAACAGTCGCTGTTGATTTTAAGATATATGTCAGTTCGTACAATTGCATACTGGGTGGGATATTAGCAAATGAAAGGTGGACTAGCAAGCTTTTGTTTGTTGTGGTATAATTCTCCTAGTTTTGGGACTGTCCCAAAGCATAATCCCCCTACCACACAAAAAGGAGTGTTCCCATGTTTCACAAATCGTTGTTCGTTCTGCTCGTCGTAGTTTTTCTGATGTTCCCCTACCCCATCAGCACCGTAGCCTCACCCAACAGCCCGCTTGGGCTCTATGTCGAAACGCCAAAGCGCATCGAAATCCCCATCGGAATCTCAAAAACGGCGGGGATCGTAGATTGGGTCGCCGAGGTAACGAATCGCTCGGACGAGGTCCAAAACCTCGCCACTCTTGAGATCGGCATCCTGTACAACAACACAGGTGCCGATGGCATTGCAATAATGAATGCCAATGTCACCTGCTACGATGACATGGGACTTACGAGATGCGAATTGCCCGCCCTTGCTCCGGGCGAAACTTTCGCACTTCGGGCCTATGCCAAGCCCACTCGGGCCGGACACCTTGTCGTCCAGTTTGCTCTCTCCGGTCATCACACCCTTGTCACCTCACAAGAGGACACGCAGATTGACTACGGGCCCGATAAGTACGAGCCCAACGACACCTGCAAACAGGCGACTGCGGTTGAACCGGATCGCGGGACGATGCACTACTTGTCCATCAGCCCCGCCGACTTGGGGGATTGGTTCACGAGGACCGTCCCGCCCGGGCGGAAACGGACATATGGGCTAGAGTTGAGCTACGACAGCCTCGAGGGACCCATCGAGGGGTCCATCCAGAACTTCTGCGATGCAGAGGCGTCCGCGACAGTCAACTGGAATTCCAGCATTGACGCTGGATCCGAACCCATCATAGGTGGCGGGATCGTCATCCGCCGCTATACTCTAACCCTCGACCCCGGGCAGTACTGGGTACGGCTGACATCACAACACCAAACCCGCTACAACGCCCGCTTCTGGGAGAAGCAATACTTCCTCCCACTCGTCAGATAGCCCAAAGACCCTTCCAGAAAGTCCGCCACTTGGGACATTTTGGGAGGGTTCGTTTTTTTGTTTTATTTGTAATTTGGAATTTGAGAATTGGGATTTGTTTAGATATTAGAAATTAGTAATTAGAAATTTAAAATTTTTATCCCCTCCCCACCCTAAACTCCACCACATCTCCATCTTTGACTAAGTATTCCTTCCCCTCCAACCTTGCCATTCCTTTCTCTTTAGCTTTACCCCAACTGCCGGCTTCGATGTATTTTTGATAGGAAATGACATCTACTGCAATAAATAATCTTTCAAAGTCGCTATGGATAACACCAGCGCATTTTTGGGCGTTCCAGCCTTGTTTAAATTTCCAGGCTCGGCTTTCTTTTTCCCCTGTGGTTAGAAATGTGGAAAGCCCCAACATTTTATAAGCTTGACGAATGACTCCGTCAAGGGGCGCTTCGGTGAGTCCTAAGTCGGTAAGATAAGCATTTCGATCTACAGTTGACAATGACGAGAGTTCAAATTCAATCTTGGCGGATACTTTCATACGGGACGATCTCATTTCATCCGGGTTCGTCCCATTTGGGACGAACCCGATTGAATCCTCAGAAACATTTAGCACAGGTAAAATAGGTTTTAAGGTTAGCAAATTAAACCCTTGTAATTCCTCCAATTCTTCTTTGGTCCACTTCCCGTTCGCCAATAATTTCCCTGCATCGAGAACCCCCACAGCTTTTTTCAAAACATTGGGGTAGTACCCCGCAGGGGTACTACCCCCTTTCTTCCTAATCTCCTTTGAGTCCACGACCTTTGATAAAATCTCCAAATCCTTTAGCTTTAATTCCGTGAGTAGCACCTCCCTATCGCTTTCTGGATTGATAGAGCCCTCTCGAATAATTTCCGCGTCCTCAAAATCTCTTAGAAGTAGAAGGATTAGGTCGACTTCCCTGATATGGGCTAAAAACTTGTTTCCCAATCCCGCGCCAGTGGATGCACCTTTGACCAGACCAGCGATGTCTATAAATGTGATAGTTGAGTACACTTTTTTGGCAGAGTGCGAAAGTTCTGCCAATTTGTCAACCCGACTATCTAAAACTTCGACGACTCCCGTGTTCGGCTCAATAGTAGCAAAAGGGTAATTAGCAACACAGGCTATTTGACGCTTTAAAATAGCGTTAAATAAAGTGCTTTTTCCCACATTGGGCAACCCCACAATCCCCACGGACAAACTCATATGTTAGGTAAATTAAATAACGAGCTTGTCGAATCCATTCCAATTGACAGATTTGTAGACATAACAAAGCAGTTGACAAACTAAAACTAATTTGCAAAAATAACACCAATCATGAGGGGGAAACGCTGATATACTCAAGTGGTATATTGAAACGCCCCCCACTTTCATTTCCACTCAACATTATTCCTATAAAGCTCTAAAAAAACCTTAAGTTCTGGCTGTCTATAAAAGCATATATTTTTAACCGCTTATTCTTCTTTTTTATCACGAGAGAATTTTAGCACAGTATTGAGAAATAGGAATATAGTGAGTTGAAGTGTGGGGTAAATTCCTGCTAGAAACAAACTTGTTTATACAGTACCATGCGCTTGTGCCTGGTAATCTACTTGTCCTGTACTTTGACACCTAACGCCTCTAACTGTTTTCTTAAACTATCCGCTAGAGCATAGTTTTTGCTGGCTCTTGCGCGATCCCGCTGGGCAATTAGTTTTTTTGCTTCTTGCGGAATCTCTTTGACAAAGTCATCCTGATCCAGATTTAATCCCAAAACTTTGTCCCATTCTAAAAGCTTTTGTACAGCCTGCGACTGGTAACCGTTCTTTTTGGACTCGTTGACGAGCTCCCAAACTACCGCCATAACTTTAGGCATGTTTAGATCGTCAGCTAAAGCATTAGCAAATTTTTTCTCGAAAAAATTTGCCAAATTAGACCAATTAGACAAATTAGTCAAATTCGGCCAATTCCCAGAAACAAAACCATACAATTTTTCTAACGCTTTACTACTCGCATCAAGTGCCTCCCAGGAAAAAGCGATAGTTTGCCTCCAATGGGAGCTGTAAGTATATAATTTGTAAGCCAAGGGGTCATAACCTTTATCAATTAGAGTTTGCAAAGTCAAAAAATTCCCCGCGGATTTTGCCATTTTTTCTTCTTTTTCGGCATTTAAAAAACCCGCGTGGAGCCAATAATTTGCCATTTTGCGACCAGTTGCCACTTCGGTTTGGGCAATTTCGTTAGGATGGTGAATTTCCTTATGATCAATTGCGCCAGTGTGAATATCAAATGGGGCACCCAAATGCTTAAGCGAAATCGCCGAACACTCAATGTGCCACCCCGGAAAACCAATTCCCCACGGCGAATCCCATTCCATAGCGCGCTTTTTTCCAGAGATATTA
This window harbors:
- a CDS encoding PIN domain-containing protein is translated as MPNKSKETLFIDTSFFKAMLDSSDDFHNKAVKTLSTIEKNGNPLVTTNYILDEAFTLIRQRMGVGALKIFREALLQNEWRLKVARTTIQDEENAWDYMLKDWSNLSFTDCVSFAVMKRLSIQHACTFDSHFSSAGFSTVP
- a CDS encoding DMT family transporter translates to MTNRKKSLIALALVTLIWGGATPVIKLGLNSLPTFTFLFIRLAISSIAVLPILLVKLKKTPLKLPQIPALFFIPFFGQTISLGLVFLALDRTSALDGAILGSMSPIMISIAGVILLNEVITKRERVGTAIALVGSLIIIFQPWAESGFSLHDGFREKLLGNVLMVGYLLANTAYTIATKRYFKKYPKTDPFIKISLGFIVGAITFFPLSMLELSSLTTVSGIAALTFPPLTAILSLLYMAIFSGVIAYFLYEMALKYIEASEASVFTYLQPVIAIPASFILLGEVPTGVFMMGGAVIAMGVYLAETKKFPYFPASFKRSFKDLTPLITCFFSIFLTILAFRSS
- the rpmE gene encoding 50S ribosomal protein L31 → MKPDIHPKYYNDCKVVCACGNSYITGSILPEIRVDVCSACHPFYTGKEKFIDTEGRVERFKRKVDVAKKVQEERKAKMVKKIEKKQVMSGVKSLKDLLKEAGK
- the lexA gene encoding transcriptional repressor LexA — its product is MPVTLYKRQRQIMDYIKQYIQKQGFSPTLQEIANAMGVSSLATVHEHLQALEKKGIIKKFQGAVRGLQVLDQKINAALDGIEIPLVGMIAAGSPIEAIEDPATTITIAPAMVSEKARTFALLVRGQSMKDMGILDGDFVICEQKSYANAGDVVVALLENEMATLKRFYREGKMVKLVPANSEMLPILVPEDKIKIQGVVKGVIRRY
- a CDS encoding PCRF domain-containing protein; this translates as MDYLEIEKNRIDLKILEAKKLLLDPALAELAKEEIARLEQEKTELEKGGSPPLADYPNDSAPSSLSNPSNSPYPSTPSSSCILEIRAGTGGDEASIFASELFRMYQRYAINQGWKINLLGETSAKITGEGCFDKLQFESGVHRVQRVPQTESSGRIHTSTITVAVLPVVTPKEVEIKDADLIFDSFHSGGHGGQNVNKVETAVRITHKPTGIVVSCQEERFQLKNREKALEMLRSKLYQMMQEQHQTSVNNLRATQVGTGDRTEKIRTYNFPQNRITDHRAGLSWHNIKGVMEGEIERVLSDLEEKLLTKE
- a CDS encoding S41 family peptidase, producing the protein MSYKLFQKILLALLLLISATSCGYYFGRRGFEVEYDRKKSIPITVTRRQMVAPVGETTVAFDEFWKVWDILNTKYLLRPLDGQKMVYGAIKGLTNSLGDPYTSFLEPVENASFASALNGQYEGIGAELGKDDNDVIIVVSPLEGSPAQLVGIRPKDKILKIDGENALGLSLSEAVAKIRGPKNTTVTLNILRGEPSASNQPFDVAIVRRQIVIKSVEWQDKGQGIAYIKVSTFGENTNGDWDKVVAEIVRVMPNLKSLILDVRNNPGGYLNGSVYLASEFLDKGPVVYQEDANGAQISLDVMRKGLLTKYPVVVLINGGSASASEILAGALRDRQGAKLVGETSFGKGTIQDSEDFEDGASVHVTIAKWLTPNKTWVHKVGLTPDYEIKNDENDITKDAQLEKAIEIAESKF
- the rpsR gene encoding 30S ribosomal protein S18 is translated as MQKKKKKKLILKKKFVDVGPLPKVGDVSFKDTAQLKKFLSDRHKILPRKLTRVSASLQRAVSREIRKARIMGLLPFTERHEVR
- the ssb gene encoding single-stranded DNA-binding protein, yielding MSRSINQAMVLGNLTRDPEMRYTPSGSAVTSFAVATNRSWKTERGEVREESEFHNIVSWNKLAELCSQLLQKGTRVFVQGRLQTRNWDDTSGAKHYKTEIVADDMVVLERGRTGGMVTETVAKEPVEAPVVEPEEASKEEKTESKEVKEDVAGEEIPF